A single window of Bos javanicus breed banteng chromosome 19, ARS-OSU_banteng_1.0, whole genome shotgun sequence DNA harbors:
- the HGS gene encoding hepatocyte growth factor-regulated tyrosine kinase substrate isoform X1: MGRGSGTFERLLDKATSQLLLETDWESILQICDLIRQGDTQAKYAVSSIKKKVNDKNPHVALYALEVMESVVKNCGQTVHDEVANKQTMEELKDLLKRQVEVNVRNKILYLIQAWAHAFRNEPKYKVVQDTYQIMKVEGHVFPEFKESDAMFAAERAPDWVDAEECHRCRVQFGVMTRKHHCRACGQIFCGKCSSKYSTIPKFGIEKEVRVCEPCFEQLNKKAEGKAASTTELPPEYLTSPLSQQSQLPPKRDETALQEEEELQLALALSQSEAEEKERMRQKSAYTAYPKAEPTPVASSAPPASSLYSSPVNSSAPLAEDIDPELARYLNRNYWEKKQEEARKSPTPSAPVPLTEPTAQPGEGHAIPANVETSLPETDPQAVTAAGAAFSEQYQNGESEESHAQFLKALQNAVTTFVNRMKSNHVRGRSITNDSAVLSLFQSINTMHPQLLELLNQLDERRLYYEGLQDKLAQIRDARGALSALREEHREKLRRAAEEAERQRQIQLAQKLEIMRQKKQEYLEVQRQLAIQRLQEQEKERQMRLEQQKQTIQMRAQMPAFSLPYAQLQAMPAAGGVLYQPSGPASFAGTFSPAGSVEGSPMHTMYMSQPAPAASGPYPSMPAAAADPSMVSAYMYPAGAAGAQAAAQGPAGPTTSPAYSSYQPTPTQGYQTVASQAPQSLPAISQPPQSGTMGYMGSQSVSMGYQPYSMQNLMPTLPGQDAPLPPPQQPYISGQQPVYQQMAPSSGPPQQQPPVAQQPPAQGPPAQGSEAQLISFD, translated from the exons ACAAAGCGACCAGCCAGCTTCTTCTGGAGACTGACTGGGAGTCCATCCTCCAGATCTGTGACCTGATCCGCCAGGGGGACACGCA GGCAAAATATGCAGTGAGTTCCATCAAGAAGAAAGTTAACGATAAGAATCCCCACGTGGCCTTGTACGCTCTAGAG GTCATGGAGTCTGTGGTGAAGAATTGCGGCCAGACAGTCCATGATGAGGTGGCAAACAAGCAGACCATGGAGGAGCTGAAGGATCTGCTGAAG AGGCAGGTGGAAGTAAACGTCCGGAACAAGATCCTGTATCTGATTCAGGCCTGGGCACACGCCTTCCGGAACGAGCCCAAGTACAAGGTGGTCCAGGACACGTACCAGATCATGAAGGTGGAAG GACACGTCTTCCCAGAGTTCAAGGAGAGCGATGCCATGTTTGCTGCGGAGAGA GCCCCTGACTGGGTGGATGCCGAGGAGTGCCACCGGTGCCGGGTGCAGTTTGGGGTCATGACCCGCAAG CACCACTGCCGGGCGTGTGGCCAGATCTTCTGCGGCAAGTGCTCTTCCAAGTACTCCACCATCCCCAAGTTCGGCATTGAGAAGGAGGTGCGGGTGTGTGAGCCCTGCTTTGAGCAGCTCAACAA GAAAGCGGAGGGAAAAGCGGCCTCGACGACGGAGCTGCCCCCGGAGTACCTGACCAGCCCGCTGTCTCAGCAGTCGCAG CTGCCCCCTAAAAGGGATGAGACAGCCctgcaggaagaggaggagctgCAGCTGGCCCTGGCCCTGTCTCAGTCGGAGGCCGAGGAGAAGGAACGGATG AGGCAGAAGTCGGCCTATACCGCGTACCCCAAGGCGGAACCCACGCCCGTGGCCTCCTCAGCACCCCCCGCCAGCAGCCTGTATTCTTCGCCTGTG AACTCGTCGGCGCCTCTGGCTGAGGACATCGATCCTGAG CTTGCGCGGTACCTGAACCGGAACTACTGGGAGAAGAAGCAGGAGGAGGCTCGGAAGAGCCCCACGCCGTCCGCGCCGGTGCCTCTGACAGAGCCCACGGCCCAGCCTGGGGAGGGACACGCAATCCCTGCCAACGTGGAG ACTTCCCTCCCAGAGACAGACCCTCAGGCCGTAACTGCAGCCGGAGCTGCCTTTAGTGAG CAGTACCAGAATGGGGAGTCCGAGGAGAGCCACGCACAGTTCCTGAAGGCCCTCCAGAATGCCGTCACCACCTTCGTCAACCGCATGAAGAGCAACCACGTGCGGGGCCGCAGCATCACCAACGACTCGGCCGTGCTGTCCCTCTTCCAGTCCATCAACACCATGCACCCCCAGCTGCTGGAGCTGCTCAACCAGCTGGATGAGCGCAGGT TGTACTACGAGGGACTGCAGGACAAGCTGGCACAGATCCGTGATGCCCGGGGGGCACTCAGCGCCCTGCGGGAGGAGCACCGGGAGAAGCTTCGCCGCGCAGCTGAGGAGGCTGAGCGCCAGCGCCAGATCCAGCTGGCCCAGAAGCTGGAGATCATGCGGCAGAAGAAGCAG GAGTACTTAGAGGTGCAGCGGCAGCTGGCCATCCAGCGCCTGCAGGAGCAGGAGAAGGAGCGGCAGATGCGCCTGGAGCAGCAGAAGCAGACCATCCAGATGCGGGCCCAGATGCCCGCTTTCTCCCTGCCCTACGCCCAG CTCCAGGCCATGCCTGCAGCAGGGGGCGTGCTGTACCAGCCTTCCGGCCCGGCGAGCTTCGCGGGCACCTTCAGCCCGGCCGGCTCGGTGGAGGGCTCGCCCATGCACACCATGTACATGAGTCAGCCGGCCCCGGCTGCCAGCGGCCCCTACCCCAGCATGCCAGCAGCCGCAGCAG ACCCCAGCATGGTGAGCGCTTACATGTACCCAGCAGGGGCGGCTGGTGCACAGGCAGCCGCACAGGGCCCCGCAGGGCCCACCACCAGCCCAGCCTACTCATCATACCAGCCTACTCCCACGCAGGGCTATCAG ACCGTGGCCTCCCAGGCCCCACAGAGCCTCCCAGCCATCTCCCAGCCCCCGCAGTCTGGTACGATGGGCTACATGGGGAGCCAGTCAGTGTCCATGGGCTACCAGCCTTATAGCATGCAG AATCTCATGCCGACCCTCCCCGGCCAAGACGCGCCTCTGCCGCCCCCACAGCAACCCTATATCTCAGGGCAGCAGCCCGTGTACCAGCAG ATGGCGCCCTCCAGTGGCCCTCCTCAGCAGCAGCCCCCAGTGGCCCAGCAGCCCCCAGCACAGGGCCCGCCAGCACAGGGCAGTGAAGCCCAGCTCATCTCGTTTGACTGA
- the HGS gene encoding hepatocyte growth factor-regulated tyrosine kinase substrate isoform X2, giving the protein MGRGSGTFERLLDKATSQLLLETDWESILQICDLIRQGDTQAKYAVSSIKKKVNDKNPHVALYALEVMESVVKNCGQTVHDEVANKQTMEELKDLLKRQVEVNVRNKILYLIQAWAHAFRNEPKYKVVQDTYQIMKVEGHVFPEFKESDAMFAAERAPDWVDAEECHRCRVQFGVMTRKHHCRACGQIFCGKCSSKYSTIPKFGIEKEVRVCEPCFEQLNKKAEGKAASTTELPPEYLTSPLSQQSQLPPKRDETALQEEEELQLALALSQSEAEEKERMRQKSAYTAYPKAEPTPVASSAPPASSLYSSPVNSSAPLAEDIDPELARYLNRNYWEKKQEEARKSPTPSAPVPLTEPTAQPGEGHAIPANVETSLPETDPQAVTAAGAAFSEYQNGESEESHAQFLKALQNAVTTFVNRMKSNHVRGRSITNDSAVLSLFQSINTMHPQLLELLNQLDERRLYYEGLQDKLAQIRDARGALSALREEHREKLRRAAEEAERQRQIQLAQKLEIMRQKKQEYLEVQRQLAIQRLQEQEKERQMRLEQQKQTIQMRAQMPAFSLPYAQLQAMPAAGGVLYQPSGPASFAGTFSPAGSVEGSPMHTMYMSQPAPAASGPYPSMPAAAADPSMVSAYMYPAGAAGAQAAAQGPAGPTTSPAYSSYQPTPTQGYQTVASQAPQSLPAISQPPQSGTMGYMGSQSVSMGYQPYSMQNLMPTLPGQDAPLPPPQQPYISGQQPVYQQMAPSSGPPQQQPPVAQQPPAQGPPAQGSEAQLISFD; this is encoded by the exons ACAAAGCGACCAGCCAGCTTCTTCTGGAGACTGACTGGGAGTCCATCCTCCAGATCTGTGACCTGATCCGCCAGGGGGACACGCA GGCAAAATATGCAGTGAGTTCCATCAAGAAGAAAGTTAACGATAAGAATCCCCACGTGGCCTTGTACGCTCTAGAG GTCATGGAGTCTGTGGTGAAGAATTGCGGCCAGACAGTCCATGATGAGGTGGCAAACAAGCAGACCATGGAGGAGCTGAAGGATCTGCTGAAG AGGCAGGTGGAAGTAAACGTCCGGAACAAGATCCTGTATCTGATTCAGGCCTGGGCACACGCCTTCCGGAACGAGCCCAAGTACAAGGTGGTCCAGGACACGTACCAGATCATGAAGGTGGAAG GACACGTCTTCCCAGAGTTCAAGGAGAGCGATGCCATGTTTGCTGCGGAGAGA GCCCCTGACTGGGTGGATGCCGAGGAGTGCCACCGGTGCCGGGTGCAGTTTGGGGTCATGACCCGCAAG CACCACTGCCGGGCGTGTGGCCAGATCTTCTGCGGCAAGTGCTCTTCCAAGTACTCCACCATCCCCAAGTTCGGCATTGAGAAGGAGGTGCGGGTGTGTGAGCCCTGCTTTGAGCAGCTCAACAA GAAAGCGGAGGGAAAAGCGGCCTCGACGACGGAGCTGCCCCCGGAGTACCTGACCAGCCCGCTGTCTCAGCAGTCGCAG CTGCCCCCTAAAAGGGATGAGACAGCCctgcaggaagaggaggagctgCAGCTGGCCCTGGCCCTGTCTCAGTCGGAGGCCGAGGAGAAGGAACGGATG AGGCAGAAGTCGGCCTATACCGCGTACCCCAAGGCGGAACCCACGCCCGTGGCCTCCTCAGCACCCCCCGCCAGCAGCCTGTATTCTTCGCCTGTG AACTCGTCGGCGCCTCTGGCTGAGGACATCGATCCTGAG CTTGCGCGGTACCTGAACCGGAACTACTGGGAGAAGAAGCAGGAGGAGGCTCGGAAGAGCCCCACGCCGTCCGCGCCGGTGCCTCTGACAGAGCCCACGGCCCAGCCTGGGGAGGGACACGCAATCCCTGCCAACGTGGAG ACTTCCCTCCCAGAGACAGACCCTCAGGCCGTAACTGCAGCCGGAGCTGCCTTTAGTGAG TACCAGAATGGGGAGTCCGAGGAGAGCCACGCACAGTTCCTGAAGGCCCTCCAGAATGCCGTCACCACCTTCGTCAACCGCATGAAGAGCAACCACGTGCGGGGCCGCAGCATCACCAACGACTCGGCCGTGCTGTCCCTCTTCCAGTCCATCAACACCATGCACCCCCAGCTGCTGGAGCTGCTCAACCAGCTGGATGAGCGCAGGT TGTACTACGAGGGACTGCAGGACAAGCTGGCACAGATCCGTGATGCCCGGGGGGCACTCAGCGCCCTGCGGGAGGAGCACCGGGAGAAGCTTCGCCGCGCAGCTGAGGAGGCTGAGCGCCAGCGCCAGATCCAGCTGGCCCAGAAGCTGGAGATCATGCGGCAGAAGAAGCAG GAGTACTTAGAGGTGCAGCGGCAGCTGGCCATCCAGCGCCTGCAGGAGCAGGAGAAGGAGCGGCAGATGCGCCTGGAGCAGCAGAAGCAGACCATCCAGATGCGGGCCCAGATGCCCGCTTTCTCCCTGCCCTACGCCCAG CTCCAGGCCATGCCTGCAGCAGGGGGCGTGCTGTACCAGCCTTCCGGCCCGGCGAGCTTCGCGGGCACCTTCAGCCCGGCCGGCTCGGTGGAGGGCTCGCCCATGCACACCATGTACATGAGTCAGCCGGCCCCGGCTGCCAGCGGCCCCTACCCCAGCATGCCAGCAGCCGCAGCAG ACCCCAGCATGGTGAGCGCTTACATGTACCCAGCAGGGGCGGCTGGTGCACAGGCAGCCGCACAGGGCCCCGCAGGGCCCACCACCAGCCCAGCCTACTCATCATACCAGCCTACTCCCACGCAGGGCTATCAG ACCGTGGCCTCCCAGGCCCCACAGAGCCTCCCAGCCATCTCCCAGCCCCCGCAGTCTGGTACGATGGGCTACATGGGGAGCCAGTCAGTGTCCATGGGCTACCAGCCTTATAGCATGCAG AATCTCATGCCGACCCTCCCCGGCCAAGACGCGCCTCTGCCGCCCCCACAGCAACCCTATATCTCAGGGCAGCAGCCCGTGTACCAGCAG ATGGCGCCCTCCAGTGGCCCTCCTCAGCAGCAGCCCCCAGTGGCCCAGCAGCCCCCAGCACAGGGCCCGCCAGCACAGGGCAGTGAAGCCCAGCTCATCTCGTTTGACTGA
- the HGS gene encoding hepatocyte growth factor-regulated tyrosine kinase substrate isoform X3, protein MKVEGHVFPEFKESDAMFAAERAPDWVDAEECHRCRVQFGVMTRKHHCRACGQIFCGKCSSKYSTIPKFGIEKEVRVCEPCFEQLNKKAEGKAASTTELPPEYLTSPLSQQSQLPPKRDETALQEEEELQLALALSQSEAEEKERMRQKSAYTAYPKAEPTPVASSAPPASSLYSSPVNSSAPLAEDIDPELARYLNRNYWEKKQEEARKSPTPSAPVPLTEPTAQPGEGHAIPANVETSLPETDPQAVTAAGAAFSEQYQNGESEESHAQFLKALQNAVTTFVNRMKSNHVRGRSITNDSAVLSLFQSINTMHPQLLELLNQLDERRLYYEGLQDKLAQIRDARGALSALREEHREKLRRAAEEAERQRQIQLAQKLEIMRQKKQEYLEVQRQLAIQRLQEQEKERQMRLEQQKQTIQMRAQMPAFSLPYAQLQAMPAAGGVLYQPSGPASFAGTFSPAGSVEGSPMHTMYMSQPAPAASGPYPSMPAAAADPSMVSAYMYPAGAAGAQAAAQGPAGPTTSPAYSSYQPTPTQGYQTVASQAPQSLPAISQPPQSGTMGYMGSQSVSMGYQPYSMQNLMPTLPGQDAPLPPPQQPYISGQQPVYQQMAPSSGPPQQQPPVAQQPPAQGPPAQGSEAQLISFD, encoded by the exons ATGAAGGTGGAAG GACACGTCTTCCCAGAGTTCAAGGAGAGCGATGCCATGTTTGCTGCGGAGAGA GCCCCTGACTGGGTGGATGCCGAGGAGTGCCACCGGTGCCGGGTGCAGTTTGGGGTCATGACCCGCAAG CACCACTGCCGGGCGTGTGGCCAGATCTTCTGCGGCAAGTGCTCTTCCAAGTACTCCACCATCCCCAAGTTCGGCATTGAGAAGGAGGTGCGGGTGTGTGAGCCCTGCTTTGAGCAGCTCAACAA GAAAGCGGAGGGAAAAGCGGCCTCGACGACGGAGCTGCCCCCGGAGTACCTGACCAGCCCGCTGTCTCAGCAGTCGCAG CTGCCCCCTAAAAGGGATGAGACAGCCctgcaggaagaggaggagctgCAGCTGGCCCTGGCCCTGTCTCAGTCGGAGGCCGAGGAGAAGGAACGGATG AGGCAGAAGTCGGCCTATACCGCGTACCCCAAGGCGGAACCCACGCCCGTGGCCTCCTCAGCACCCCCCGCCAGCAGCCTGTATTCTTCGCCTGTG AACTCGTCGGCGCCTCTGGCTGAGGACATCGATCCTGAG CTTGCGCGGTACCTGAACCGGAACTACTGGGAGAAGAAGCAGGAGGAGGCTCGGAAGAGCCCCACGCCGTCCGCGCCGGTGCCTCTGACAGAGCCCACGGCCCAGCCTGGGGAGGGACACGCAATCCCTGCCAACGTGGAG ACTTCCCTCCCAGAGACAGACCCTCAGGCCGTAACTGCAGCCGGAGCTGCCTTTAGTGAG CAGTACCAGAATGGGGAGTCCGAGGAGAGCCACGCACAGTTCCTGAAGGCCCTCCAGAATGCCGTCACCACCTTCGTCAACCGCATGAAGAGCAACCACGTGCGGGGCCGCAGCATCACCAACGACTCGGCCGTGCTGTCCCTCTTCCAGTCCATCAACACCATGCACCCCCAGCTGCTGGAGCTGCTCAACCAGCTGGATGAGCGCAGGT TGTACTACGAGGGACTGCAGGACAAGCTGGCACAGATCCGTGATGCCCGGGGGGCACTCAGCGCCCTGCGGGAGGAGCACCGGGAGAAGCTTCGCCGCGCAGCTGAGGAGGCTGAGCGCCAGCGCCAGATCCAGCTGGCCCAGAAGCTGGAGATCATGCGGCAGAAGAAGCAG GAGTACTTAGAGGTGCAGCGGCAGCTGGCCATCCAGCGCCTGCAGGAGCAGGAGAAGGAGCGGCAGATGCGCCTGGAGCAGCAGAAGCAGACCATCCAGATGCGGGCCCAGATGCCCGCTTTCTCCCTGCCCTACGCCCAG CTCCAGGCCATGCCTGCAGCAGGGGGCGTGCTGTACCAGCCTTCCGGCCCGGCGAGCTTCGCGGGCACCTTCAGCCCGGCCGGCTCGGTGGAGGGCTCGCCCATGCACACCATGTACATGAGTCAGCCGGCCCCGGCTGCCAGCGGCCCCTACCCCAGCATGCCAGCAGCCGCAGCAG ACCCCAGCATGGTGAGCGCTTACATGTACCCAGCAGGGGCGGCTGGTGCACAGGCAGCCGCACAGGGCCCCGCAGGGCCCACCACCAGCCCAGCCTACTCATCATACCAGCCTACTCCCACGCAGGGCTATCAG ACCGTGGCCTCCCAGGCCCCACAGAGCCTCCCAGCCATCTCCCAGCCCCCGCAGTCTGGTACGATGGGCTACATGGGGAGCCAGTCAGTGTCCATGGGCTACCAGCCTTATAGCATGCAG AATCTCATGCCGACCCTCCCCGGCCAAGACGCGCCTCTGCCGCCCCCACAGCAACCCTATATCTCAGGGCAGCAGCCCGTGTACCAGCAG ATGGCGCCCTCCAGTGGCCCTCCTCAGCAGCAGCCCCCAGTGGCCCAGCAGCCCCCAGCACAGGGCCCGCCAGCACAGGGCAGTGAAGCCCAGCTCATCTCGTTTGACTGA